The following DNA comes from Halorhabdus tiamatea SARL4B.
CGATCGTCCACGCGTTTTCGGTCCCGTATCTCCTCTTCTGGAGTGCGATCGGTCTCGCCCTCGGCGTCGTCGTTCGCCGTGGTCGGACCGCCGGTCGGGTCGCGCTCGGGGCGGTCTTTTTCGGGTGGCTCGCCGAGTCGATCATCTCGACGACCGACTACGACTGGCTCGGCGGCCTCTCGCCGATGCGGTACTTCGACCCACCGGGCGTGCTCGTCCACGGGACCTACGACGTCGCCGGGGCCGGCCTGTTGCTCGGTGGCGCGATCGTGGCACTCGCCGTCAGCCTATACTACTTCGAGGGGCACGATCTCTGAACAGGCCAAGGACGCGACCTCCGAAGGGCTGCCCGATACCGAGACCGTTTTCGGCCGTCCAGATCAACGTGTGGCCGTGCTCGCAGTCGTCGCCGACACTCACGGGACCGAGGACGCTCGACTCGCCAGCCGGGTCGCCGACGTGATCGCGGACGCCGAGAAAGTGCTACATACGGGTGATTTCACGACTGCAGCAGTCTACGACGCCTTCGATCGTCGCGCCCGCGAGTTGATCGCCGTCCACGGCAACAGTGACGAGGACGCCCTGCGAGAGCGACTGCCCGCTGTGCGGACGATCGAATGGGAAGGCTGGTCACTCCTGCTCGTCCACGGGCACGAACACACCGCCACGTCTCTCCCGTTGCTCGCCCGGGAACGTGGGGCCGATCTCGTCATCGCAGGGCACACCCATCGGCCGGCGATCGAGCGACTCGGGGGGCTGCGCGTCGTGAATCCGGGGAGTCACGCCGACCCGCGTGCCGGTCCGCCGAGCCACGCCGAACTCCGGACGGAGAACGGAGTGCTACGCGTCGAAATCCGGGATCGGGCAGGCGACGTGATCGAACGGGAGCGCGTGTCGGGGGAGTGATCTGAGTAGGGGTGGAGAGCCGAAGCGGGTGCCGGCCACGTCGAACGTCGGGTGGACGGATAAAGGCTTCACCGGAAGGTCAAACAGCTGTTTGAATCGCCTGCCGGGATCGAAACCATCACTCCGCTGTCGGAATCCAGGGAGGGGCGAATCGGCCCCGAGACGTCAGGGCGACGAAACATCTAAGATTTCAGGCCGCATTCGGACAATATGGTCGATCCTGTGCTGATCGGTATCGTCGTCGTCGTCCTCGGGTTCGTCTTCGCGACGTACCTGTTCGTGCGCCGGATCGCGACCGGCTTCAGTCAGGGCATGCGCGAAGGCAAACGCGGCGGGTGATCGACTCGCCACGGGACGAAACTGGTTTGGCCGGCGGTCGAGAAGTCTCTGCCGTCATGGACCCGCGCATTCGTGAACACGCACAGCTCATCGCCGATGCGGTCGATCTGAGCGACGGAGACGACTTTCTCATCAAGAGTGAACCGGCAGCCGAGGAACTCGTCGTCGCACTCTACGAGATCGCCGGCGACCGCGGCGCACACCCCGTCTCGATCCGGACCAACCGAAGCGGTCGCGCCATCCGAAACTACCTCCAGGCCGCCGACGCCGCCGACGTCGACTTCGAGACGCCGGCTCACGAACAGGCCCTGGTCGAGGCAGCCGATTGCCACGCGGTGATCCGCGCCCACGAGAACGTCACGGAACTCGAAGACGTCCCGCCCGAGGTCAATTCTGACTACGAGAAGGCCCACCAGCCGATCCTCAACGAGCGGTTGACCGACCGCTGGACGCTCACCCAGCATCCCACGCCCGCCGACGCCCAGCTCGCCGAGATGAGTTTCGAGGCCTACCAGAACTTCGTCTACGACGCGATCCTCAAAGACTGGGACGAACAGCGAGAGTTCCAGGCCCAGATGGTCGACATTCTGGAGGAGGCAAGCGAGGTCCGGATCAAAAGCGGCGACACCACCGACGTCACCATGTCCGTCGCCGGCAACCACGTCCTCAACGACACGGACAGCCACAACCTCCCCGGCGGCGAGGTCTTCACCGCGCCGCTCCCCGACTCCGTCGAGGGCGAGGTCCTCTTCGACAAGCCAGTCTATCGCCGCGGGCGCGAGATCACCGACGCCCGACTCGTCTTCGAGGACGGCGAGGTCGTCGAGCACAGCGCCTCGAAGAACGAGGACCTCCTCACCAGCATCCTCGACACCGACGAGGGAGCCCGCCGCCTGGGCGAACTCGGGATCGGGATGAACCGCGACATCGACCGCTTCACCTACAACATGCTCTTCGACGAGAAGATGGGCGATACCGTCCACATGGCGGTCGGCCGCGCCTACGAGGACAACGTCGGCGAGGGCAACGAGCAAAACGAGTCGGCCCAGCACGTCGACATGATCGTCGACATGAGCGAGGACTCGTTTATCGAGGTTGACGGCGAAGTGGTACAGGAAGACGGCACGTTTGTCTTCGAAGAGGGATTCGAAGCGTAAGCAGCCACGACGAGCTGGCAAACGCGCAATCTCGAACGGGCGCTCTCGAAACTATTAATCGCGTTCCCTCGGTCGGGGATGACATGGACCCGCGCGTCGACCGACACGCCGAACTCATCGTCGATCGCTGTACAGACGTCTCCGAAGGCGACAACGTCGTCCTCCTCTCCGGACCGGAAGCCGAAGACCTCAACGTCGCGCTTTTCGAGAAGATCGGGGAACGCGGGGGGATGCCGATACGGGCTACCCAGGGCGGGCGCGAGCACCGCTCGTTTATCCGGGCTATCGACACCGAGGCACTGACCGAGCCGAACCATCTGGATTCGCTGCTCGAAGCCACGGACGTCTTGATCATGGTTCGGGCCTCGCGCAACGTCGCGGAGACCAGCGACGTCGCCCCGGAGTCGATGCAAGCCTTCGCACAGATCATGGAACCGATCCAGGATCACCTCGAGGGCGAGAACACCGACACCGTCATCACCCAACACCCGGCCCCCGGCGACGCCCAGAAGGCCGAGATGAGCACCGACGGCTACACCGACTTCGTCTACGACGCGATCGATCAGGACTGGGACGCTCAAGAGGAACACCAGCGCCAGCTCGTCGAGATCCTCGATCCGGCCGCTGAAGTCCGCGTCGTCGCCGGCGAGGAGACGGACGTCACGATGTCTATCGAGGGTAATCCGGCGGTCAACAGCGTCGCCGACGAGAACCTCCCGAGTGGCGAGGTGTTCACCGCGCCGATCCCCGACTCCGTCGAGGGGACCGTCCGCTTCGACATGCCCGTCGTCCGCCACGGGCGCGAGGTCGAGGGTGCCTATCTCGAGTTCGAGGACGGGGAGGTCATCGCCCACGAGGCGGAGCAAAACGAGGCGGTCCTGACGGGCATCCTGAACACGGACGGCGGCGCGCGTCGCCTGGGCGAACTCGGCATCGGGATGAACCGCGACATCGATCGCTTCACCCACAATATGCTCTTCGACGAGAAGATGGGCGATACCGTCCACATGGCGATCGGCAAGTCCATCGAAGAGTCTGTCGGCGAGGACAACCCGAAAAACGAGTCGGTGGTCCACCTCGACATGATCGTCGACATGAGCGAGGACAGCTTCATCGAAGTGGACGGGGAGCGGATACAGGAAGACGGGACGTTCGTCTTCGAAGACGGGTTCGAAGGCTAAGGTCGGGAGCATCCGGCGAGCGAAGCGAGGTTCGAACGAAGTGACGAACCTCGAATGTGAGCGGTGTAACCGTGAGCGAAGCGAGCCGGTTCACCGAGCGGGAGCGTAGCGACCGCTCGGGTGATTTTTCGCCCACGTTTTTACGACGAGTGGTAGCCGAGCGAAGCGAGGCTACCCGAGGAAGTAAAAAGGTGGACAGGCACGGTGGGATTCTCACCGAAGGAAGACGTTCCGGGCATGCGGCCTCGCTGCCTCACGGCTGCGCCGTTCGGCTTTCGAGGTCGCTTCGCGACCTCGTACCGCTCGGCCGGTCCGGGACTGCGACTTCCAGGCTTCGAATCCCCTGCGTGGTTGTTCAGCACGCCTCGTGTTCACTCGGCGGCTTCACGGGCACGGTGGGATTCGAACCCACGAACCGTCGGATTAGAAGTCCGACGCTCTGTCCGGACTGAGCTACGTGCCCCCGTCGGATATGACGGGAGCGATTACAAAAAGCGCCCGGATCGAGATGCCACTACGCGCCGGCCTGGGCGTCCCCGCTTTCGAGTCTGGACTCGGCGATCGCGAACGCGAGCGTACTGAACAACCCCAGCAGCGTCCCGGCGGTGAGCAACAACGCCAGATACGACAGCGTGACCCGGCCGAGAACGTAGAAGCTGACGGCATGGGCGACACCGGCGATCGCGAGGATGTAGAAGGGCGCGTTGAGATGCCGCCACCGGAATCGGCCGGCGAGGTACTCGTCGGTGACCTGGCCGAGACTGCTGGTGATCCCTGCTGCTGCCAGCCAGTGGATCGCGCCGGCCACGACGGCGGCGACGGCCTGGGTCACCCCCAGTGTCGCCGAGTCCATGCCGCCACGGACGGCATCGAGCATCTCCAACCCACTTGCGGCACCGATCGCAAGCAACACCCCGGCGACGACGTACGTCACGATCGTCACCCGGCCGGCGTACAACCCGGTTCGGGCGCGTTCGACAGTCTCGTCGATAATGTCTCCAAGCCCGAGCCCTCGCGAAAGGATGTAGATGCCGAGCAGCCCCGAGGCGAGCCCGAAAACGTCGCCGGGCATCCCGAGGAAATTCGCGATGACAGCCAGCGGATAGATGAGCAAC
Coding sequences within:
- a CDS encoding DUF373 family protein; the protein is MLLVLCVDLDDDIGRKTGIETPVVGRDAVEKAAVEFATADPEDSDLNVLFEGIHLYDELRGTGESVEVAAVTGIEGSDVAANRAVGAEIDTVLAGLTTGEDVRAIVVTDGAQDESVVPVIRSRVNIDGVRRVVVRQAQDLESMYYTIKQVLNDPETRGAILVPLGILLLIYPLAVIANFLGMPGDVFGLASGLLGIYILSRGLGLGDIIDETVERARTGLYAGRVTIVTYVVAGVLLAIGAASGLEMLDAVRGGMDSATLGVTQAVAAVVAGAIHWLAAAGITSSLGQVTDEYLAGRFRWRHLNAPFYILAIAGVAHAVSFYVLGRVTLSYLALLLTAGTLLGLFSTLAFAIAESRLESGDAQAGA
- a CDS encoding DUF7859 family protein — translated: MVDPVLIGIVVVVLGFVFATYLFVRRIATGFSQGMREGKRGG
- a CDS encoding metallophosphoesterase, with product MLAVVADTHGTEDARLASRVADVIADAEKVLHTGDFTTAAVYDAFDRRARELIAVHGNSDEDALRERLPAVRTIEWEGWSLLLVHGHEHTATSLPLLARERGADLVIAGHTHRPAIERLGGLRVVNPGSHADPRAGPPSHAELRTENGVLRVEIRDRAGDVIERERVSGE
- a CDS encoding aminopeptidase, which codes for MDPRIREHAQLIADAVDLSDGDDFLIKSEPAAEELVVALYEIAGDRGAHPVSIRTNRSGRAIRNYLQAADAADVDFETPAHEQALVEAADCHAVIRAHENVTELEDVPPEVNSDYEKAHQPILNERLTDRWTLTQHPTPADAQLAEMSFEAYQNFVYDAILKDWDEQREFQAQMVDILEEASEVRIKSGDTTDVTMSVAGNHVLNDTDSHNLPGGEVFTAPLPDSVEGEVLFDKPVYRRGREITDARLVFEDGEVVEHSASKNEDLLTSILDTDEGARRLGELGIGMNRDIDRFTYNMLFDEKMGDTVHMAVGRAYEDNVGEGNEQNESAQHVDMIVDMSEDSFIEVDGEVVQEDGTFVFEEGFEA
- a CDS encoding aminopeptidase, encoding MDPRVDRHAELIVDRCTDVSEGDNVVLLSGPEAEDLNVALFEKIGERGGMPIRATQGGREHRSFIRAIDTEALTEPNHLDSLLEATDVLIMVRASRNVAETSDVAPESMQAFAQIMEPIQDHLEGENTDTVITQHPAPGDAQKAEMSTDGYTDFVYDAIDQDWDAQEEHQRQLVEILDPAAEVRVVAGEETDVTMSIEGNPAVNSVADENLPSGEVFTAPIPDSVEGTVRFDMPVVRHGREVEGAYLEFEDGEVIAHEAEQNEAVLTGILNTDGGARRLGELGIGMNRDIDRFTHNMLFDEKMGDTVHMAIGKSIEESVGEDNPKNESVVHLDMIVDMSEDSFIEVDGERIQEDGTFVFEDGFEG